Below is a window of Janthinobacterium lividum DNA.
GGCGCACCGGGAAGTGACCCATCCCGGCGAGCCGATGATGACGTATGAAGAGTTCTTCCGCGAACGGCAGGAAGCCCGCTATGGCGGCGCTGGAAAACGTGGTGGTTGTTGTTAGCGTAAATGCTGAGGTCAGACCCACCGGGTCTGACCTCATTGTTGCGTTGTTTTACCTCTCCGTAAGTTCCCCTCCCCTCTCCTCCCTTAGACCCACATCAACATCGGGGTGTGTCTTCGCGTCTATATTTTTCCAATAGGCATTAAAAAACAGTCAACTGGCCGACCGGAGGAGCGCCGCAACCATGTTCAATTTCCAACGCTCCAGCATCAGCCAGAAGCTGACCATGATTTCGGTGCTGTCGTCGGGCTGCGCGCTGCTGCTGGTGTTCGTGGCGTTTGCGCTGACGTCCGTGCTCAGCCACAAGAATGATGAAGGCAAGCAATTGCTGTCCCTGGCGGGGGTGATCGGTGCCGCCAGCGCGGCGCCCTTGCTGGTGGGTAAATCGGCACAGCCGCAGGCGGAACAGGTGCTGGCCGCGCTGGCCGCGCGCGACGAGGTGGCCCAGGCGGCCCTGTTCGACCGGGGTGGGCGCCTGTTCGCCCTGTACCGCGCGCCGCAGCACGCGGACGGCCTGGCGGCGCCGGAAGACATGGACCCGGCCCTGCTGGCCGACATGGCCGTGCAGCCCGTCACGCAAGGCGCGGGCACGACCCTGTCGCCGGCCATGCGCTTGTACCGTCCCGTCTACCGGCCAGGCGAGCCACAACAGATCATCGGCGCCGTGCTGATCGAGGCCGACCTGAACCACATGTGGCGCGACATCGGCCACCATGTGGGCGCCATCGGCGGCGCCACCGTGCTGTCCTTCCTGATCGCCGTCTTTCTCGCGCGGCGCTTTAAAAGCGTGATCGCCGAACCGATCACCAAGCTGATCGATACGGCGCAAAAAGTGTCGAGCAGCCAGACCTACAGCCACCGCATCGCGCACCAGCGCAGCGATGAGCTGGGTGTGCTGATCGACAGTTTTAACGACATGCTGGCGCAGATCGACAGCCGCGACAGCACCCTGGCCAATTACCGCGACCAGCTCGAGCGCCAGGTGGGCGTGCGCACGGCGCAGCTGGAAAAGGCCAAGGATGCGGCCGAGGCAGCCAGCCAGGCGAAAAGCGCCTTCCTCGCTACCATGAGCCATGAAATCCGCACGCCCATGAATGGCGTACTGGGCATGACGGAGCTGCTGCTGGCCAGTCCTTTGAGCCCGCAGCAGCGACACTACACGAGCATGGTGCAGCGCTCGGGACAGAATTTGCTGGTGATCATCAACGACATCCTCGACT
It encodes the following:
- a CDS encoding YbdD/YjiX family protein; translation: MIDEIIKAGRYLGQSMRLMCGLPEYDTYVAHREVTHPGEPMMTYEEFFRERQEARYGGAGKRGGCC